A window of Xiphophorus hellerii strain 12219 chromosome 7, Xiphophorus_hellerii-4.1, whole genome shotgun sequence contains these coding sequences:
- the ranbp2 gene encoding E3 SUMO-protein ligase RanBP2 isoform X2 — translation MRRSKAEVDRYVSSVQSSSPSLKEKPVKGFLFAKLYFEAKEYELAKRHVSEYLKVQERDPKAHKFLGQLYEREGEINKAIGCYKRSVDLNPVQRDLVLKVAKLFVGKGDCDSRAEFWVEKAAKLMPGNPEVFNLKERLLSRQGQQGWNQLFDLLQAELAARPADSLVNVKLVQLFCQDGRLDEAVKHCLATEKKGFLRNSLDWYNVQLNTLQEYLAQPSVLNNEKMCRRLQREVLLAHCSLLRIRLSESDVQPSLDAFRSFDQAMQALSVVAARFADELFEVFVEMRAHLYLHAATLLLKMAQDRQHAWRTVIDLAALCYLLAYQAPRPKTNVTKRDQSAPQLLELLASDRQSQAGHMLFNLSADASTLIREVVEAFGNRSGQESLFELLWGPQASSVSSFIANDDIHSLSSLGPELSKLVKWDSGSILLHGGELQHLSWLGLQWTLLDQRPPMRDWLQQLFPRLTLETSKLDTNAPESICLLDLEVFLCGVVFCSHCQLQDTAKISRSLSPRQQQQLFEPRCLPLPLLRLLATQRQREWWDAVYSLIHKRALPGTSAKLRMVVQHGLNTLRAGEKHGLQPALMIHWAQILSQTGDGINSYYDQKEYVGRSVHYWQVVTSLLEKIKSRRSIPEPLDPLFIHFTSKDIQISAVKGYEDEAKIAFSVLLDIEGRTEEAIATLESINNMSSIWHLAQIYQRLAEEASNGVEETQDRCLTFLRKFRNYLSKIYNANADDIERLPVSMEEVVDLLNDVNQQLGETQEDMEEEEEQEINLRRGPTHSSPARLTETSATISHIKFASPSPSKSIVSPSKRLISPKTAPHWIEDQKSLLQMLCQQVEALKNEVHDLKHNTSGNSGSPHHKMYGDTYRAESLQEPFTPVQSYHGAPLTVATTGPPVYYNQSPAYNSQYLLRTAANVTPTKGPVYGVNRMPPQQHMYAYQPPTHTPPLQTAPSCIYPPQEQVFGSPLRFESQATGLLSPYSEEYYGQSVTQQTNPTLPEPGYFTKPSVAPVQPPKAVEGKPVDFGKLSFSQQAATEVTRVPNFGAGSVGPATTSPAFKFNCFPKSSERDLNFCSPQTKQSESLLGLLTSDLPPKPDSFPEKPPAQEQPPGHQSIFTFGNKNISSFSFVDSTPNASAGGLFGKPEQPFKLGEVTAFGIGKTSELEKTAESDESTHVEEDEDGPHFEPIVPLPDKVDVKTGEEEEEMMFCNRAKLYRFDTETKEWKERGIGNIKILKHNTKGKVRLLMRREQVLKICANHYITADMLLRPNAGSDKSWVWNAIDYADEEPKPEQLAIRFKTVDEAALFKAKFEEAQKVTSKSPEKQKQQEKKEETSKDLGLLASRFALKEGEWECAVCDVRNKATAVQCAACNTPNPQSSSKPELQVTTEAKTSPFNFKFGTDTSKPSGSTPTFTGFGAFGTSVPSSFTFGMSSSKPTDKPAGPFGFSFGSQFPTKPEQWDCGKCSAKNEASTDSCASCKTPKTTVKTAEIAQIAPAPEAPATQSSVSAVDAGFAARFSKKPGQWDCDVCEVRNEASADKCVSCQTPNPASKSSTVAPAAPAAPAGSGFAADFAMKDGQWDCNVCLVRNEGSAAQCVSCQSPNPNPSLEAMFGKKEGEWDCDACLVRNKASSNECVACKTSNPNAKSTITSAASASSFSFNIGTTSSSSQAAGSAFTFGSSGAFQFGQNKDKASASAFKFEAPQAAPATTTSSGFSFSMPIPAGGFKFGVQDSATGLASSNNQTSTGSASSILKNMADKHKEKENVSTPSIDQTEKDQNPLIAGKADTFSFADLAKSSEGTFQFGQKDPNFKGFSGAGAQVFASPQTTPTKAEASNELEDDGMYKTEEHDDIQFEPVVQMPDKVDLVTGEEDEQVLYSQRVKLFRFDSSTSQWKERGVGTLKFLKNNANGRLRVLMRRDQVLKVCANHWITTTMNLKPLSGSDKAWIWMANDFSDGDAKLEQLAAKFKTTELAEEFKEKFEECQRLLLDIPLQTPHKLMDTGRTAHLIKKAEEMKSGLKDLKSFLTDKKTKIQDEEVQGDVTAASELSSLGIRPHGETGPTLEWDNYDLREEALDDTADSSVYTTPISSSPLRKNLFRFGESTSGFSFSFQPGISPSKSPAKLNLSRASVGTDEEQDTTQDEERDGQYFEPVVPLPDLVEISTGEENELVVFSHRAKLYRYDKEMKQWKERGIGDLKILQSYETKRVRLIMRRDQVLKLCANHWISAAMRLEPMKGAEKAWVWSALDFAEEGEGKVEQLAVRFKMQETANTFKQVFEEAKAAEEKSELMTPVTPRLSAPSESGSSATSESTTTSLCGQAAIAVLEETTQERTATSPAVRSTTAGSQSPVNPLKTVVSPPKFVFGSDSVQKIFGSPKSESQASASVSGLTAKDGGSSVKPTIPAPAFKMHTGSPQAAAEASSSGSDDDSDVEIVFVREPTAEQAALARKLLLPLTFFCYKNEPGYTSDDEPDDEDFESAVRALNGKLYPDPPGAAVAVCAEEPDCQFVWEKKPTPEEEERAKSLQLPPTFFCGLSATDSEPDSEEPEDFETELRKAQQDLQHSDQNIIK, via the exons ATGAGGCGGAGTAAGGCTGAAGTGGACCGCTACGTTTCCTCCGTACAGAGTTCCTCTCCTTCACTCAAAGAG AAGCCGGTCAAAGGATTTCTATTTGCAAAACTGTACTTTGAAGCAAAAGAATATGAACTTGCAAAACG GCATGTATCGGAGTATCTCAAAGTGCAGGAGAGGGATCCCAAAGCACACAAATTCCTGGGACAGCTCTatgaaagagagggagagatcAACAAGGCAATCGGTTGCTACAAG CGCTCGGTGGACTTGAACCCGGTGCAGAGAGACCTGGTGCTGAAAGTTGCCAAGCTGTTTGTTGGTAAGGGAGACTGCGACAGCAGAGCCGAGTTCTGGGTGGAAAAAGCTGCAAAACTTATGCCTGGAAACCCAGAAGTCTTCAACTTAAAG GAGCGCCTGTTGAGCCGTCAGGGCCAGCAGGGTTGGAACCAGCTGTTCGACCTCCTCCAGGCCGAGCTGGCAGCCCGGCCGGCCGACTCTCTGGTGAATGTAAAGTTGGTTCAGCTGTTTTGCCAGGACGGTCGGCTGGACGAGGCCGTCAAACATTGTCTGGCTACTGAGAAAAAGGGCTTTCTGCGCAACAGTCTGGACTGGTACAACGTGCAGCTGAACACGTTACAG GAGTATCTGGCTCAGCCCAGCGTTTTAAATAATGAGAAGATGTGTCGACGTCTCCAAAGAGAAGTGCTGCTGGCGCACTGCAGCCTGCTGCGAATCAGACTGTCTGAGAGCGACGTGCAGCCAAGCCTCGACGCATTCAGAAG tttcgACCAAGCTATGCAGGCGCTGAGCGTAGTCGCCGCACGCTTTGCCGATGAACTCTTTGAGGTGTTTGTGGAGATGAGGGCTCACCTGTACCTGCATGCCGCCACGCTGCTGCTGAAAATGGCTCAGGACCGGCAGCACGCCTGGAGAACCGTCATCGACCTGGCCGCGCTCTGCTACCTGCTGGCATACCAG GCTCCCAGACCAAAGACTAACGTGACCAAAAGAGACCAGTCGGCGCcgcagctgctggagctgctggccAGTGACCGGCAGAGTCAGGCGGGGCACATGCTGTTCAACCTGAGCGCCGACGCCTCCACTTTGATAAGAGAG gtGGTGGAGGCTTTTGGGAACCGTAGCGGTCAGGAGTCTCTGTTTGAGCTCCTCTGGGGTCCGCAGGCTTCCTCCGTGTCCTCGTTTATCGCCAACGACGACATTCACTCGCTCAGCTCTCTGGGTCCAGAGCTCTCCAAACTGGTCAAGTGGGACTCGG GCTCCATCTTGCTGCACGGCGGGGAGCTGCAGCATCTGAGCTGGCTGGGGCTGCAGTGGACGCTGCTGGACCAGAGGCCGCCCATGCGCGActggctgcagcagctgtttCCCAGGCTGACGCTGGAAACGTCCAAGCTGGACACCAACGCGCCGGAATCGATCTGCCTGCTGGATCTGGAG GTGTTTTTATGCGGCGTGGTTTTCTGCAGCCACTGTCAGCTTCAGGACACAGCGAAGATCAGCCGCAGCCTGAGTccgcggcagcagcagcagctcttcgAGCCTCGCtgccttcctcttcctctcctccgcCTCCTCGCCACGCAGCGACAGAGGGAGTGGTGGGACGCCGTCTACAGCCTCATCCACAAACGAGCCCT TCCTGGTACGTCGGCCAAACTGCGAATGGTTGTGCAACACGGCCTGAACACGCTGAGGGCCGGAGAGAAACACGGGCTTCAGCCGGCGCTGATGATCCACTGGGCTCAGATTCTGAGCCAGACG GGCGATGGAATAAACTCGTATTACGACCAGAAGGAGTACGTCGGCCGCAGCGTCCACTACTGGCAGGTTGTGACTTCACtgctggagaaaataaaaagccgACGAAGCATACCAGAACCGCTGGACCCTCTCTTCATACACTTCACATCTAAGGACATTCAG ATTTCCGCTGTGAAAGGTTATGAAGACGAAGCGAAAATCGCGTTTTCCGTTCTTCTGGACATCGAAGGCAGAACTGAGGAGGCGATCGCGACTTTAGAAAGCATCAACAACATGTCATCCATCTGGCATTTAGCACAG atttatcAGCGGCTGGCAGAGGAGGCCAGCAATGGCGTGGAGGAGACCCAGGACAGGTGTTTAACTTTCCTGAGGAAGTTCAGGAACTACTTGTCAAAAATCTACAACGCCAATGCAGACGACATCGAAAGG cttcccgTGTCCATGGAGGAAGTGGTGGACCTCCTGAACGACGTAAATCAGCAGCTTGGTGAAACTCAAGAGGACatggaagaggaagaggagcaggaaatTAACCTTCGGCGAGGACCGACTCACTCCAGCCCGGCTCGTCTCACAGAAACCAGCGCCACCATTTCGCACATCAAGTTTGCTTCTCCGTCTCCGAGCAAAAGCATCGTTTCTCCTTCCAAAAGACTG atttcaCCAAAGACGGCGCCTCATTGGATTGAAGACCAGAAAAGTCTCCTTCAGATGTTATGTCAGCAAGTAGAAGCCCTCAAG AATGAGGTTCATGATCTCAAACACAACACATCAGGGAACTCCGGCTCGCCTCACCATAAGATGTATGGAGACACCTACAGAGCCGAGAGCTTGCAGGAGCCGTTCACCCCGGTCCAGTCCTACCACGGAGCCCCACTAACAG TTGCCACCACAGGCCCTCCTGTTTATTACAACCAGTCTCCTGCCTACAACTCCCAGTATTTACTGCGGACAGCGGCAAATGTAACCCCCACCAAG GGTCCAGTGTATGGGGTGAACCGTATGCCCCCACAGCAGCATATGTATGCCTACCAGCCGCCCACGCACACGCCTCCGCTGCAGACCGCCCCGTCCTGCATCTACCCTCCGCAGGAACAAGTCTTCGGTTCCCCTCTTCGGTTTGAATCTCAAGCCACAGGCCTTCTCTCTCCATACAGTGAGGAATATTACGGCCAGAGCGTCACCCAGCAGACTAACCCCACTCTGCCTGAGCCTGGCTACTTCACCAAGCCCTCTGTCGCCCCCGTTCAACCACCAAAGGCCGTCGAGGGGAAGCCTGTGGACTTTGGGAAGCTTTCCTTCAGCCAGCAGGCTGCAACTGAAGTAACCAGAGTGCCGAATTTCGGTGCAGGGTCAGTTGGCCCGGCTACAACTTCACCTGCTTTTAAATTCAATTGTTTTCCGAAATCCTCTGAGAGAGATTTAAATTTCTGTTCACCCCAAACCAAGCAAAGTGAAAGTTTGCTCGGCCTCCTCACTTCAGACCTCCCCCCAAAACCCGACTCATTTCCAGAGAAGCCACCGGCCCAAGAGCAGCCCCCAGGCCACCAGAGCATCTTCACCTTCGggaataaaaacataagcaGCTTCTCGTTTGTAGATTCCACTCCAAACGCATCAGCTGGAGGTCTGTTTGGGAAGCCTGAGCAACCGTTTAAGTTGGGTGAAGTAACAGCGTTTGGCATCGGCAAGACATCAGAGCTGGAGAAGACCGCAGAGAGCGATGAGAGCACACATGTTGAGGAGGACGAAGATGGTCCTCACTTTGAACCGATCGTCCCTCTTCCTGATAAGGTGGATGTGAAAACaggtgaagaagaagaggagatgATGTTCTGCAACAGGGCGAAGCTGTACCGATTCGACACGGAGACAAAAGAATGGAAAGAACGAGGAATCGGAAATATTAAAATCCTAAAACACAACACTAAAGGGAAGGTCCGCCTCCTGATGAGAAGAGAGCAGGTCCTTAAGATCTGTGCAAATCACTACATCACTGCAGACATGCTGCTGAGACCTAACGCCGGCTCAGACAAATCCTGGGTGTGGAACGCCATTGACTATGCAGATGAAGAGCCTAAACCTGAACAACTGGCAATTCGCTTCAAAACTGTGGATGAGGCGGCTCTTTTCAAAGCCAAGTTTGAGGAAGCCCAAAAGGTGACGAGCAAATCgccagaaaagcaaaaacagcaagAGAAGAAAGAGGAAACCTCCAAAGACTTGGGTTTACTGGCGTCTCGGTTTGCTCTTAAAGAAGGCGAGTGGGAGTGCGCTGTGTGTGATGTACGAAATAAAGCAACGGCTGTGCAGTGTGCAGCATGCAACACTCCCAATCCACAGTCTTCATCTAAACCAGAACTTCAGGTTACTACTGAAGCCAAAACCAGCCCATTTAACTTCAAGTTTGGTACAGATACATCAAAGCCCAGTGGTTCAACCCCTACATTTACAGGATTTGGTGCTTTTGGAACTTCAGTACCCTCCTCTTTTACATTCGGGATGAGCTCCTCAAAACCTACCGACAAACCGGCTGGTCCATTTGGTTTCAGCTTTGGTTCACAATTTCCCACAAAGCCAGAGCAGTGGGACTGTGGCAAGTGTTCTGCAAAGAATGAAGCATCAACAGACAGTTGTGCTTCTTGTAAAACTCCTAAAACTACAGTCAAAACAGCCGAGATAGCACAAATTGCTCCGGCACCGGAAGCTCCTGCTACACAGTCTTCTGTATCTGCAGTTGATGCTGGATTTGCTGCACGCTTCAGCAAAAAGCCAGGACAGTGGGACTGTGATGTTTGTGAAGTGAGAAATGAAGCCTCTGCAGACAAAtgtgtttcctgtcaaactccAAACCCAGCTTCAAAATCATCCACTGTGGCTCCAGCAGCACCAGCTGCACCTGCAGGGTCAGGGTTTGCGGCAGATTTTGCCATGAAAGACGGACAGTGGGACTGCAACGTCTGTTTGGTCAGAAATGAAGGGTCAGCAGCTCAGTGTGTTTCCTGCCAGTCTCCAAATCCAAATCCTTCTTTAGAGGCCATGTTTGGCAAGAAGGAAGGAGAATGGGACTGTGACGCTTGTCTCGTGAGAAATAAGGCCTCTTCTAATGAATGTGTGGCCTGTAAAACCTCAAACCCTAATGCTAAAAGCACAATCACATCTGCTGCTTCTGCCTCGTCTTTCAGTTTCAACATTGGAACCACAAGTTCATCCAGCCAGGCTGCTGGATCTGCATTTACTTTTGGGAGCAGTGGTGCTTTTCAGTTTggacaaaataaagacaaagctTCAGCATCTGCATTCAAGTTTGAAGCTCCTCAGGCTGCGCCAGCCACCACAACCTCCTCTGGATTCTCTTTTTCAATGCCCATCCCAGCTGGTGGCTTCAAGTTTGGCGTTCAGGACTCAGCAACAGGTTTGGCCTCATCTAATAATCAAACTTCGACAGGGTCTGCTTCCAGTATCCTCAAAAACATGGCTGACAAACAcaaggagaaagaaaatgtgtctaCGCCTTCCATAGACCAAACGGAAAAAGATCAAAATCCTTTAATTGCTGGAAAAGCCGATACGTTTAGTTTTGCAGACTTGGCCAAGTCCTCCGAAGGAACCTTCCAGTTTGGCCAGAAAGATCCCAACTTCAAAGGTTTCTCGGGAGCAGGGGCGCAGGTATTCGCATCGCCACAGACGACCCCTACCAAGGCAGAGGCCTCAAACGAACTGGAAGACGACGGCATGTATAAAACGGAAGAACACGACGACATCCAGTTTGAACCAGTGGTCCAGATGCCTGACAAAGTGGACCTAGTGACTGGTGAGGAAGATGAGCAGGTCCTCTACTCCCAGCGTGTCAAACTCTTCCGATTCGATTCCAGCACTAGTCAGTGGAAGGAACGTGGTGTAGGAACCCTGAAGTTCCTTAAAAATAACGCAAATGGCCGGCTCAGAGTGCTAATGAGAAGGGATCAAGTTCTGAAGGTTTGCGCCAACCACTGGATCACCACCACCATGAACCTTAAACCGCTGTCTGGCTCAGACAAAGCCTGGATATGGATGGCCAACGACTTCTCTGATGGAGATGCTAAACTCGAACAGCTGGCAGCCAAATTTAAAACCACGGAGCTAGCAGAGGAGTTCAAAGAGAAGTTTGAGGAATGTCAGAGACTTCTTTTGGATATCCCTCTGCAGACGCCCCATAAGCTGATGGACACTGGTCGAACGGCTCACCTCATCAAGAAAGCAGAGGAGATGAAGTCCGGTTTAAAAGACTTAAAATCGTTTTTGACGGACAAGAAGACAAAAATCCAAGACGAAGAAGTGCAGGGAGACGTTACTGCCGCAAGCGAACTTTCCAGTTTAGGGATCAGGCCTCATGGGGAAACAGGCCCTACCTTGGAGTGGGATAACTACGATCTACGGGAAGAAGCTTTGGATGATACTGCTGACTCATCAGTCTACACCACCCCCATTTCGAGCAGCCCCCTTAGGAAGAACCTCTTCCGCTTTGGAGAATCCACAAGTGGGTTCAGCTTCAGTTTCCAACCCGGCATCAGCCCATCCAAGTCTCCTGCGAAGCTCAACCTGAGCAGAGCATCAGTGGGTACCGACGAGGAGCAGGATACAACTCAGGACGAAGAGCGAGACGGACAGTACTTTGAACCTGTCGTACCTTTGCCTGACTTGGTTGAGATTTCTACTGGAGAGGAAAATGAGCTGGTGGTCTTCAGCCACAGAGCCAAACTGTACCGCTATGACAAAGAGATGAAACAGTGGAAGGAGAGGGGCATTGGAGACCTCAAGATCCTGCAGAGTTATGAGACCAAACGTGTGAGGTTAATAATGAGGAGAGATCAGGTGCTCAAGCTCTGTGCCAACCACTGGATCTCAGCCGCCATGAGGCTGGAGCCCATGAAGGGGGCAGAAAAGGCCTGGGTCTGGAGTGCCTTGGACTTTGCCGAAGAAGGAGAGGGCAAAGTTGAGCAGCTGGCTGTGAGGTTTAAGATGCAAGAGACTGCAAATACATTCAAACAGGTCTTTGAAGAGGCCAAGGCGGCGGAGGAAAAATCGGAACTCATGACTCCGGTGACGCCAAGACTCTCAGCACCATCAGAAAGTGGATCGTCAGCAACATCTGAAAGCACAACTACATCTCTTTGTGGGCAAGCAGCTATTGCTGTTCTGGAAGAAACAACACAGGAACGTACGGCAACGTCTCCGGCCGTCAGGTCGACTACAGCTGGATCTCAGAGTCCTGTCAATCCCCTGAAGACCGTGGTGTCTCCACCGAAGTTTGTGTTCGGCTCTGATTCTGTTCAGAAGATTTTTGGCTCTCCTAAGTCAGAGTCCCAAGCATCTGCATCTGTGTCGGGTTTGACGGCCAAAGACGGTGGAAGCTCAGTCAAGCCTACTATTCCTGCTCCAGCATTCAAAATGCATacag GCTCTCCTCAGGCGGCGGCGGAAGCTTCCAGCTCGGGTTCGGATGACGACTCCGATGTGGAGATTGTTTTCGTCAGAGAGCCCACAGCTGAGCAGGCGGCGTTAGCCAGGAAGCTCCTGCTGCCTCTCACCTTCTTCTGCTACAAGAACGAGCCAGGCTACACCAGCGATGACGAACCTGATG ATGAGGACTTTGAGTCGGCTGTAAGAGCCTTGAATGGAAAGCTCTACCCAGATCCTCCTGGAGCAGCAGTAGCAGTCTGTGCTGAGG AGCCAGACTGCCAGTTTGTTTGGGAGAAGAAACCAACgccagaggaagaggagcgggCGAAGAGCCTCCAGCTTCCCCCGACGTTCTTCTGCGGCCTGAGCGCCACAGACAGCGAACCGGACAGCGAGGAGCCTGAAGACTTTGAGACGGAGCTACGCAAAGCCCAACAAGACCTG CAACACTCTGATCAGAACAtcattaaataa